Proteins encoded in a region of the Atopobium sp. oral taxon 416 genome:
- a CDS encoding DegT/DnrJ/EryC1/StrS aminotransferase family protein, protein MDNKTLVTRPSIPTLDEYVEEIHDIWDSRWLTNMGEKHERLRGLLRDYLSVSHIDLLTNGHMSLELALQALKLSGEVITTPFTFASTTHAIVRNNLTPVFCDIDPTDFTIDTARIEDLITDQTSAIMPVHVYGNVCDVEEIQRIARKYGLKVIYDAAHAFGVRYGGKGIGSFGDVSCFSFHATKVFNTIEGGAACYDDEDFGLELYRLKNFGIRGPERVDGVGANAKMNEFCAAMGICNLRHIDDEIAKRGVIVERYRSHLADVGGIQLNPVQEGVTPNYAYFPIVVDERAFGASRNEIFDELQRNGVMARKYFYPITSSYDCYHGRFNSNLTPVALHVSKRVLTLPLYADIRLKEVDRICDIICGLRRMCY, encoded by the coding sequence ATGGACAACAAGACGTTGGTCACGCGCCCCTCTATACCCACGCTCGACGAGTACGTCGAGGAGATACACGACATCTGGGACTCGCGGTGGCTGACGAACATGGGCGAGAAGCACGAGCGGCTGCGAGGACTCTTGCGAGACTACCTGAGCGTGTCGCACATCGACCTGCTCACGAACGGGCATATGTCACTGGAGTTAGCGCTGCAGGCCTTGAAGCTCTCCGGCGAGGTCATCACGACCCCGTTCACCTTTGCCTCGACTACACACGCGATTGTCCGGAACAACCTAACCCCCGTCTTCTGCGACATCGATCCTACAGACTTCACGATTGACACGGCAAGGATTGAGGACCTCATCACTGACCAAACGAGTGCGATTATGCCCGTTCATGTGTATGGGAACGTCTGCGACGTGGAGGAGATTCAGCGTATCGCGCGCAAGTACGGCCTGAAGGTCATCTATGATGCTGCACACGCCTTTGGGGTCCGCTACGGGGGGAAGGGCATCGGCAGCTTTGGTGACGTCTCCTGTTTCAGCTTTCACGCAACTAAAGTGTTCAATACCATAGAGGGCGGTGCCGCCTGCTACGATGACGAGGACTTTGGTCTGGAACTCTACCGTCTCAAGAATTTCGGCATTCGCGGACCAGAGAGAGTGGATGGCGTCGGGGCCAACGCAAAGATGAACGAGTTCTGCGCGGCTATGGGCATCTGCAACCTGAGGCACATCGATGACGAAATAGCCAAGAGGGGCGTGATCGTGGAGCGCTACCGAAGTCACTTGGCTGACGTAGGGGGCATCCAGCTGAACCCCGTCCAGGAGGGTGTCACGCCCAACTATGCCTACTTCCCCATCGTCGTGGACGAACGGGCTTTTGGTGCAAGCAGGAACGAGATTTTCGACGAACTCCAGCGTAACGGGGTCATGGCGCGCAAGTATTTCTATCCCATCACGAGTTCGTATGACTGTTACCACGGTCGCTTTAACTCCAATCTCACCCCCGTCGCCCTCCACGTGAGTAAGCGAGTGCTCACCCTGCCGCTCTATGCTGACATCAGGCTTAAAGAAGTGGATAGAATCTGTGACATCATCTGCGGTCTCCGCAGGATGTGCTACTAA
- a CDS encoding DapH/DapD/GlmU-related protein: MFLTELAKRVVLRERRSSDAYCDFLRDKGIRVGRGTEFFSPGSVLVDLTRPYMISIGDNVQITSNVTILTHDYSWSVIKGMYGDVLGSCAEVSIGSNVFIGMNTTILKGTHIGDNVVIGAGSLVNHDIASGCVAAGSPCEPICTIEEYAERYRARQVDEAYYQYRGYVLRYGRPARKEEFREFFWLFCDRGEVVATPEFDAVMDLVEGSRPLSERRFNIVAPTRPFETFEDFVAYCDSRMAEELRGA, from the coding sequence ATGTTCTTGACCGAGCTTGCAAAGCGTGTCGTCCTTCGTGAGAGGCGCAGCTCCGATGCGTACTGCGACTTCCTAAGGGACAAGGGTATACGGGTGGGGAGGGGGACCGAATTCTTCTCTCCCGGCAGTGTGCTTGTCGACCTCACGAGGCCTTACATGATTTCCATCGGGGACAATGTCCAAATCACCAGCAACGTGACCATCCTCACCCACGACTACAGCTGGTCGGTGATCAAGGGAATGTACGGCGACGTCTTAGGATCCTGTGCTGAGGTCTCCATAGGCAGTAATGTCTTCATCGGCATGAACACTACCATCCTGAAGGGGACCCACATTGGCGACAACGTGGTTATTGGCGCGGGGTCTTTGGTCAACCATGACATAGCCTCGGGGTGCGTCGCGGCGGGATCGCCCTGCGAGCCCATCTGCACCATCGAGGAGTACGCTGAGAGGTATCGTGCGCGACAGGTTGACGAGGCCTACTACCAATACCGCGGATACGTCTTGAGGTACGGTCGCCCCGCCCGCAAGGAGGAGTTCAGGGAGTTTTTCTGGCTCTTTTGCGATAGGGGGGAGGTCGTCGCCACGCCCGAGTTCGATGCGGTGATGGATCTTGTCGAGGGTTCGCGTCCCCTGAGCGAAAGGCGCTTCAACATCGTCGCGCCCACCCGCCCCTTTGAAACGTTCGAGGACTTTGTGGCATACTGTGATAGCCGCATGGCCGAGGAACTCCGCGGCGCATAG
- a CDS encoding acetyl-CoA carboxylase biotin carboxylase subunit family protein, which produces MTSPGLTGRFSVPIQEGCTLKKLLMLGTSLGSLDIVRTAQALGCHVIVTDYLPPELSLAKRGADEQWMISTGAVDELELRCRKEGVDAVFAGVSEFNLDRVLDLCERLGLPCYFDRNAWEYARNKARFKELCRVTGVPVAGEFRLDEGDIIALHAGSPEAPDASLRFPVVVKPVDGCGNQGVSFCHDRTELLEAWQLVREVSDNPRVLVEEYVSGVEYCNVYALADGEASLLCVRTGFKQPGYPTNLYILGTTVAEHVEEYVRDINPAVTRMLKEAGCHDGLAWIQTIRDNEGRYSVLEMGHRLSADMVFDKMVTMTGFDAVRWMVECQLGVRHTADQLPQSQEHAFRDCASAYLLFAERAGVVSQIVGVETVANWAGPLTRQEESVSVELLIHPGDAVKQHQLVGKVTFHSVDCDGLCEMVRFINRELRIVDDDGHNMFVRFTDLGRVSATYERSLESW; this is translated from the coding sequence GTGACGAGTCCGGGGCTGACGGGGAGGTTCTCAGTTCCGATCCAGGAAGGATGTACGTTGAAGAAACTGCTGATGCTAGGCACATCTTTGGGAAGCCTTGATATCGTCCGTACGGCACAGGCCCTGGGTTGCCATGTCATCGTGACCGACTACCTGCCACCCGAACTCTCACTAGCCAAACGGGGGGCGGATGAGCAGTGGATGATCAGCACGGGGGCGGTGGACGAGCTTGAGCTGCGATGCCGCAAAGAGGGCGTTGATGCCGTGTTCGCGGGCGTAAGTGAGTTCAATCTCGATCGCGTGCTCGACCTGTGCGAGAGGCTGGGTCTGCCTTGCTACTTTGACCGAAACGCTTGGGAGTATGCCCGCAATAAGGCGAGGTTTAAAGAGCTGTGCCGTGTGACGGGCGTGCCTGTTGCGGGCGAGTTCAGGCTCGACGAGGGTGATATTATCGCTCTGCACGCCGGTTCTCCGGAGGCACCCGACGCGTCGCTACGCTTCCCCGTTGTGGTCAAGCCCGTGGACGGCTGTGGCAACCAAGGCGTGAGTTTCTGCCATGACAGGACGGAGCTCCTCGAGGCATGGCAGCTGGTGAGAGAGGTCTCGGACAATCCGCGCGTGCTCGTCGAGGAGTACGTGAGCGGCGTGGAGTACTGCAACGTCTACGCCTTAGCCGACGGCGAGGCATCACTGCTGTGTGTGCGTACGGGATTCAAACAGCCTGGTTATCCCACCAACCTGTACATCCTTGGCACGACCGTCGCGGAACATGTGGAGGAATACGTGCGTGACATCAACCCCGCCGTGACCCGCATGCTCAAGGAGGCTGGCTGTCATGACGGCCTTGCCTGGATACAGACCATCCGTGATAATGAGGGCAGGTACAGCGTCCTCGAGATGGGTCATCGCCTCAGTGCGGACATGGTGTTCGATAAGATGGTTACCATGACAGGCTTCGATGCCGTGAGGTGGATGGTGGAGTGCCAGCTCGGGGTGAGGCATACTGCCGACCAGCTCCCCCAGTCGCAGGAGCATGCGTTCAGGGACTGTGCGAGCGCCTACTTACTGTTTGCGGAACGGGCAGGGGTCGTCTCTCAGATAGTGGGTGTAGAGACAGTTGCCAACTGGGCGGGGCCCTTGACCCGCCAGGAGGAGTCCGTCTCCGTGGAGCTGCTCATCCATCCCGGTGACGCGGTGAAACAGCACCAGCTTGTGGGGAAGGTCACTTTCCACTCGGTGGACTGTGACGGGCTTTGCGAGATGGTGCGGTTCATCAACCGTGAGTTGAGGATTGTCGATGATGACGGGCACAACATGTTCGTTCGCTTCACCGATCTTGGGCGTGTGTCCGCGACCTACGAGAGGTCCCTGGAGTCTTGGTAG
- a CDS encoding class II fructose-bisphosphate aldolase, with protein sequence MYTTLKNVLAEASELNMAIGAFNTHNLEMVQAIVKAANNQKTPVIIQTSEGTAMYVGMKTLVAVCKSLADEYGVDVDLHLDHAKKWDNIREAVDAGFGSVMYDGSALPFKENVLGTKRVVEYAHAAGASVEAELGTVGGTEDGVVVDSDAVRLTEPSQAVEFIDKTDIDALAVAIGTNHGQYKSKTHINFEVLKSIYEVAKRPLVIHGGTGVSDEDIHHVIDLGIRKFNVGTELLVQWNRKSKELYDTNKENTSNRNNVIPALEAITKVVEYKISLFKNI encoded by the coding sequence ATGTACACCACACTAAAGAATGTTCTTGCCGAAGCGTCAGAGCTGAATATGGCAATTGGTGCTTTTAACACGCATAACCTTGAGATGGTTCAGGCGATTGTTAAGGCTGCAAACAACCAAAAGACCCCTGTCATCATCCAAACTTCCGAGGGAACCGCCATGTATGTTGGAATGAAGACTCTCGTTGCGGTGTGCAAGTCTCTCGCAGATGAGTATGGGGTCGATGTCGACCTTCACCTCGATCACGCCAAGAAATGGGACAACATTCGCGAGGCTGTGGATGCTGGCTTTGGCTCTGTTATGTATGACGGATCCGCGCTTCCCTTCAAGGAAAATGTCCTTGGCACTAAGCGTGTTGTTGAGTACGCCCACGCTGCTGGTGCTTCGGTTGAGGCTGAGCTTGGTACGGTTGGTGGGACCGAGGATGGCGTCGTTGTAGACTCGGACGCTGTTCGCCTCACCGAGCCGTCCCAGGCAGTCGAATTCATTGACAAGACTGATATCGATGCTCTTGCAGTTGCTATTGGTACGAATCACGGTCAGTACAAGTCCAAAACTCACATCAACTTTGAAGTTCTAAAGTCGATCTATGAGGTGGCCAAGCGTCCGCTGGTCATTCACGGCGGAACTGGCGTTTCAGACGAGGACATTCATCACGTGATTGATCTTGGCATCCGTAAGTTCAATGTTGGCACTGAGCTCCTGGTGCAGTGGAACAGGAAGTCCAAGGAGCTCTATGACACCAACAAGGAGAACACCTCAAACAGGAATAATGTCATTCCTGCCCTTGAGGCGATCACCAAGGTTGTCGAGTATAAGATCAGCCTGTTTAAGAATATCTAG
- a CDS encoding carbohydrate kinase family protein, translated as MSIFCVGQAAYDITARVDEDIVPDQKYRLTTHTECPGAPALNGACVCGKWGASSYLVARIGEDACGTIIKNQVRSCGVNLDYLLDAPGVSTSFSFIVANGKTGTRTIFNFPSQSIEANVRFPEEAPDVILCDGHEPEATIAFTKRFPQVAVVVDAGTCCESTMQTACVSDYIVSSRAFVEQYTGKSLPQDDEGIVEVLHALGEINPGCKVAVTLGPEGLVYLEDNELVRMPAFPANAVDSTGAGDIFHGAFAYGLSRGLSFADCLTLGSMTASISAAKMGSQRSIPELDEVLDALEAHGIAIAGLR; from the coding sequence ATGAGCATTTTCTGCGTCGGCCAAGCTGCGTATGACATTACTGCGCGGGTAGATGAAGACATCGTCCCTGACCAAAAATACCGCCTTACGACGCACACTGAGTGCCCAGGTGCTCCAGCTCTCAATGGCGCATGTGTTTGTGGCAAGTGGGGTGCGTCTTCCTATCTGGTTGCTCGCATCGGCGAGGATGCTTGCGGTACGATAATTAAGAATCAGGTGCGTAGCTGCGGCGTCAATCTCGACTATCTGCTTGATGCGCCAGGAGTGTCGACTTCGTTCAGCTTCATCGTTGCTAATGGTAAGACGGGAACCCGCACCATTTTTAACTTCCCGTCCCAGTCAATCGAGGCAAACGTTCGGTTCCCAGAGGAAGCGCCAGACGTTATTCTCTGCGATGGACACGAGCCAGAGGCAACCATTGCATTTACGAAGCGGTTCCCTCAGGTAGCGGTAGTGGTTGACGCGGGGACTTGCTGTGAGTCCACGATGCAGACCGCGTGTGTATCAGATTACATTGTCAGCTCCAGGGCATTTGTCGAGCAGTACACAGGTAAGTCGCTCCCTCAAGACGACGAGGGGATTGTAGAGGTTCTGCATGCCCTGGGGGAGATCAATCCAGGATGCAAGGTAGCGGTGACGCTTGGTCCTGAGGGGCTTGTCTACCTCGAGGACAACGAGCTTGTTCGGATGCCGGCGTTCCCGGCAAACGCTGTCGATTCTACTGGCGCAGGCGACATCTTCCACGGGGCGTTTGCATACGGGCTTTCACGCGGACTGAGTTTTGCCGATTGCCTGACTCTGGGATCGATGACGGCTTCCATCTCCGCCGCGAAGATGGGTAGTCAGCGTTCGATTCCCGAGCTTGACGAAGTGCTTGACGCCCTTGAAGCGCACGGTATTGCTATCGCAGGGCTTCGCTAA
- a CDS encoding PTS sugar transporter subunit IIA has translation MSDKFDMKDMVRLQNIQIMDSVDTWEDAVRASLKPLVDGGYAEPRYAENVIADIESVGPYIVLTDDIALIHARPEEGAIKTQMGLTLLRNPIRFEGSDSDVTLLFALAAQDFTSHVDAIRVLANLCMDESKVEQLKSCSTQEEIFNLLMDESESSN, from the coding sequence ATGTCGGATAAGTTTGACATGAAGGACATGGTTAGGCTCCAGAATATCCAGATTATGGACTCTGTGGATACTTGGGAAGATGCCGTGAGGGCGAGCCTAAAGCCCCTCGTAGACGGAGGGTATGCCGAGCCGCGTTATGCAGAGAATGTTATTGCTGACATCGAGAGCGTGGGCCCATACATTGTCCTGACTGATGACATTGCACTGATTCATGCGCGTCCCGAGGAAGGGGCAATTAAGACCCAAATGGGTCTGACACTCCTTCGCAATCCCATCCGGTTTGAAGGGTCTGACAGTGACGTGACTTTGCTGTTTGCACTTGCGGCACAGGACTTCACATCACACGTTGACGCGATTCGCGTCCTTGCCAATCTCTGTATGGACGAGTCAAAGGTAGAGCAGCTCAAGTCCTGCTCTACTCAAGAAGAAATCTTTAATCTGCTCATGGACGAGTCTGAATCTAGCAACTGA
- a CDS encoding PTS sugar transporter subunit IIB, giving the protein MVRIVAVCGAGLGSSFACQMAIEQAMQALGVNAKVSHTDTSTISAIIDDADVVVSGKNYQKLMEKKNLHKPVVFLDRLVDKVEITEKLTPILKEMRELK; this is encoded by the coding sequence ATGGTAAGAATCGTGGCAGTGTGTGGCGCTGGCCTTGGTAGCAGCTTTGCCTGCCAGATGGCAATCGAGCAGGCGATGCAGGCCCTTGGCGTAAACGCGAAGGTTAGTCACACCGATACTTCGACAATTTCTGCAATCATCGATGACGCAGATGTTGTTGTCTCTGGTAAGAACTACCAGAAGCTCATGGAAAAGAAGAACCTTCATAAGCCTGTGGTTTTCCTTGATCGTCTGGTCGACAAGGTCGAGATTACTGAGAAGCTCACTCCGATCCTTAAGGAGATGAGGGAGCTCAAGTAG
- a CDS encoding PTS ascorbate transporter subunit IIC, with product MAVLNWIVSNILTQASIIIALIAFLGLVLQKKPANEVFAGTMKTLFGFMILSAGSSVLQGSLQYFGNVFNSAFQIGASGGAVVASIEGINGQAMTNLGLGSEISIVLLGIFIVNLIIARFTRFKYIFLTGQALLWESTLAVVFTWFLGLRGLPLILLASLVGGCFATFMPAIAQPVVRKITGSDDIALGHFCTIGYMVTAGVAKLFGDSSHSAEDVKIPEKLDFLNDTYLAVFTIMLPFYIIAAAIAGPEACTSVAADLGLSTSLNFIVQAFLECCTFVIGLYILMMGVRQLLDNIVPAFQGISMKLVPGAKPALDCPVLFPYAPNSVILGFIFTTIGSIIGMLISPVTGYFVIPGVMSNFFAGGTAGIFGNAAGGRRGLVIGCIVHGIFIMLMPALLTPMLAQIGFVNLTCTDVDTVSTGFLLYGIKCLVGLFA from the coding sequence ATGGCTGTCCTGAATTGGATTGTTAGCAACATTTTGACTCAGGCGTCAATCATCATCGCCCTCATCGCCTTCCTTGGTCTTGTGCTTCAGAAGAAGCCTGCCAACGAGGTATTCGCGGGTACGATGAAGACGCTCTTCGGCTTCATGATCCTGTCTGCCGGCTCCAGTGTACTTCAGGGTTCGCTGCAGTACTTTGGCAACGTGTTCAATTCTGCGTTCCAGATTGGTGCAAGCGGAGGGGCAGTAGTTGCTTCGATTGAGGGCATTAACGGCCAGGCTATGACCAATCTTGGCCTGGGTTCCGAGATTTCGATCGTTCTGCTCGGTATCTTCATTGTGAACCTGATTATTGCTAGGTTCACCAGGTTCAAGTACATCTTCCTAACCGGACAGGCCCTGCTCTGGGAGTCTACGCTCGCGGTTGTCTTTACATGGTTCCTTGGTCTGCGTGGTCTGCCCCTGATTCTCCTCGCCTCTCTCGTTGGCGGCTGCTTCGCAACCTTTATGCCGGCAATCGCTCAGCCGGTGGTTCGTAAGATCACAGGTAGTGATGACATTGCCCTTGGCCACTTCTGCACCATTGGCTACATGGTTACTGCTGGCGTCGCAAAGCTCTTTGGCGATTCGAGCCACTCCGCCGAGGACGTGAAGATTCCCGAGAAGCTGGACTTCCTGAATGATACGTACCTCGCTGTCTTTACCATCATGCTGCCGTTCTATATCATCGCTGCAGCAATTGCCGGTCCTGAGGCCTGCACAAGCGTAGCGGCTGATCTTGGCCTTTCGACCAGTCTTAACTTCATCGTCCAGGCATTCCTCGAGTGTTGTACCTTCGTTATTGGCCTCTATATCCTGATGATGGGCGTCCGGCAGCTCCTCGATAACATCGTGCCTGCCTTCCAGGGCATCTCGATGAAGCTCGTCCCTGGTGCCAAGCCCGCTCTGGACTGTCCCGTGCTATTCCCCTATGCTCCGAACAGTGTCATCCTCGGCTTTATCTTTACTACCATCGGCTCCATCATCGGCATGCTCATCTCTCCGGTTACTGGCTATTTCGTAATCCCCGGCGTCATGTCGAACTTCTTCGCTGGTGGCACTGCAGGCATCTTCGGCAACGCTGCCGGTGGTCGCCGTGGTCTGGTCATCGGCTGCATCGTGCATGGTATCTTCATCATGCTCATGCCCGCCCTTCTCACCCCGATGCTCGCGCAGATTGGTTTTGTCAATCTCACCTGTACCGACGTGGACACCGTGTCCACTGGTTTCCTGCTTTACGGCATCAAGTGCCTCGTTGGGCTCTTTGCCTAG
- a CDS encoding AAA family ATPase produces MRKMLILLAGYPATGKSTFCKELLGRHPELPVIAPDDIKEQVWDEFGFDTAEEKAKLEKVVWERYYKKLEECMPQGESLVSDYPFSDKQRPTLAKLVAKYGYHAITVRFVGGLDEIYKRSLKRDLSQERHLGHLMNHYRKGDYLADRTKADALVTRELLERRCIEKGYSSFVLGDLVEVDATDIASVDEAAVVDQVEALAEKYA; encoded by the coding sequence ATGAGAAAGATGCTGATTCTTCTCGCGGGTTATCCGGCAACGGGTAAGTCGACGTTCTGTAAGGAGCTGCTTGGAAGGCATCCCGAACTGCCTGTGATTGCTCCCGATGATATTAAGGAGCAGGTTTGGGATGAGTTTGGCTTTGATACGGCAGAGGAGAAGGCCAAGCTGGAAAAAGTGGTATGGGAGCGTTACTACAAGAAGCTCGAAGAATGTATGCCACAGGGGGAGAGCCTTGTTAGCGACTATCCCTTCTCCGATAAGCAAAGGCCGACGTTGGCCAAGCTCGTTGCTAAGTATGGTTACCACGCCATCACGGTGCGTTTTGTGGGGGGCTTGGACGAGATTTACAAGAGGTCGCTAAAGCGCGACCTGTCTCAGGAGAGACACCTGGGGCATCTTATGAACCATTACCGTAAGGGCGATTACCTTGCGGATAGAACAAAGGCAGATGCGCTGGTAACGCGCGAGCTGCTGGAACGCCGTTGCATAGAAAAAGGCTACAGTTCATTTGTGCTAGGGGATTTGGTTGAAGTGGACGCAACTGATATCGCCTCGGTTGACGAGGCGGCCGTGGTTGATCAAGTTGAGGCGCTTGCAGAGAAGTATGCATAG
- a CDS encoding GntR family transcriptional regulator: protein MGIAITETRSLDPTSHEQLYYQLYDILFQEITGGSLAVGDFVPSETKLVEQFGISRETARKAMQMLVEDGLIERRRGVGSVVVATRPKTALNWASSALKLIDDQPTNAVGKVEKHILSSGVVLADSKASGALNLPLDTPLFRLDRVRCKGETPYYRETVCLEAGYVPNAPEHDFSKESLRAYYKNVLHVSWTRATQIMRSTGADEETAVILHVEPGFPLLVVTRVSFDANGIPREYGVWKYRSDLYYLEMSLVK, encoded by the coding sequence ATGGGAATAGCAATAACTGAGACAAGGTCCCTCGATCCAACTTCTCATGAGCAGCTGTACTACCAGCTGTATGACATACTCTTCCAGGAGATAACGGGGGGTTCTCTGGCGGTTGGCGACTTTGTCCCGTCAGAGACAAAGCTCGTAGAGCAGTTTGGAATTAGCCGAGAAACGGCTCGTAAGGCCATGCAGATGCTGGTGGAAGATGGCCTTATTGAGCGCAGGCGTGGAGTTGGATCGGTTGTTGTTGCAACTCGCCCCAAGACAGCCCTTAACTGGGCCTCTTCTGCTCTTAAATTGATAGATGACCAGCCTACCAATGCAGTCGGGAAAGTTGAGAAGCACATATTGAGTTCTGGCGTGGTTCTTGCGGACTCCAAAGCCTCAGGGGCCCTCAATCTTCCTCTTGATACGCCGCTCTTTCGCCTTGATCGAGTTAGATGCAAGGGGGAAACGCCATACTATCGCGAGACCGTTTGCTTGGAGGCAGGCTATGTCCCTAATGCACCTGAGCACGACTTCTCAAAGGAGTCGCTTCGTGCGTATTACAAGAACGTGCTTCATGTATCTTGGACTCGAGCTACCCAGATAATGAGGTCCACGGGGGCCGACGAGGAGACGGCAGTAATTCTGCATGTAGAACCCGGCTTTCCTCTTCTTGTTGTTACACGTGTCTCCTTTGATGCTAATGGCATTCCTCGTGAGTACGGTGTGTGGAAGTATCGCTCGGACCTGTACTATCTTGAAATGTCTCTAGTTAAGTAA
- a CDS encoding transposase: MFPASCGTLPSLSRLRLATSHLFNLLVLVGGYLDRAYLLPVPESHCPPKDYSSALPPAMRRCTRTSNYLERLNAEVKRQEKVIGVFPSKGSLIRLVGTYLIEENDRWAAKSKQYWLPAVEEL; this comes from the coding sequence GTGTTTCCGGCTTCGTGCGGGACTTTGCCTTCTCTATCTCGCTTGCGCTTAGCGACATCTCATCTCTTCAATCTGCTGGTGTTGGTAGGTGGGTATCTGGACAGAGCATATCTGTTGCCAGTCCCTGAATCCCACTGTCCACCAAAAGATTACAGCTCAGCCCTCCCGCCGGCGATGCGCAGGTGCACCAGGACGTCGAACTACCTCGAGAGGCTCAACGCAGAGGTGAAGCGCCAGGAGAAGGTCATCGGCGTGTTCCCGAGCAAGGGCTCGCTAATAAGGCTCGTCGGGACCTACCTCATCGAGGAGAACGACAGGTGGGCTGCCAAGAGCAAACAGTACTGGCTGCCGGCGGTCGAGGAGCTATGA
- a CDS encoding integrase core domain-containing protein, with the protein MRAGLVVFALKMAYSRGYVAKGAIFHSDRGSQYTSSELTAWAAVPDVRLSVGRTGSCHDNAVAESFFATLKNEWYYLKRLLDASTTKHKAHEFNRVVLQPLLPA; encoded by the coding sequence ATGAGGGCAGGGCTTGTCGTCTTTGCCCTGAAGATGGCATATTCGCGCGGATACGTGGCCAAAGGGGCCATATTCCACAGTGACCGTGGCAGCCAGTACACGAGCTCAGAGCTGACCGCCTGGGCAGCCGTACCCGACGTGAGGCTCTCCGTGGGGAGAACCGGAAGCTGTCACGACAATGCTGTAGCCGAATCCTTCTTCGCCACGCTCAAGAACGAATGGTACTACCTTAAGCGCCTCTTAGATGCATCCACGACCAAGCACAAGGCACACGAGTTTAATCGAGTCGTACTACAACCGCTTCTGCCCGCATAA
- a CDS encoding winged helix-turn-helix transcriptional regulator → MNANLKALEKDQLVHREEYPQTPPKVEYSLTERGKPLTQILDVMCDWGEEYQL, encoded by the coding sequence TTGAATGCGAATCTCAAAGCTTTGGAAAAGGACCAGCTGGTGCATCGCGAAGAGTACCCGCAGACTCCTCCGAAGGTGGAATACAGTCTCACAGAGCGCGGGAAGCCGCTCACACAGATCTTGGATGTAATGTGCGATTGGGGAGAGGAGTACCAGCTTTAG